In a single window of the Acidobacteriota bacterium genome:
- a CDS encoding TonB-dependent receptor: MTKNFKFMTGALSLMLCFAAFAFGQRTSGNIEGTITDPNGAVVTGATVTAKSTGTTAGFTRTTTTDGNGYFQFGQVPPGTYSVTVAASGFAGAKRDVAVSIDSTIAANFQLTVGGGETVVDVIADSNVTVDPTDTKIDSNIGKKLYEDLPSGVTFASLLKVAPNVRPEPRGGGFQIDGASGSENVFIIDGQEVTNFRTGVLDTNFNLPFEIIQEVQVKSTGYEAEYGGATGGVINVVTAGGNNQWQGNFGMSLRPGKLQADRRPALSAFTAGGVSNTPGNTTYLTLPNDGGVDWFPVARFSGPIFKDKMWFSAAYTPQIFETTRVIDYYTNTISGNSTANPSGRAVINQLTYSNKVVQEDFFVRVDAQPTQRLRFFGTFLWNPVYQKGLLPGTTEGYGGAAQSVNFGGSIGTLTGPELLSRQGGRQNANAFNFQGTWNPTNNWIINGRVGRSFLNEKLSSYFIPRVTRYICSALGPITPAQAGCTQGFQNVASNSQVNYDVSTRETYDIDASAVGINFGGRHNFKFGYQMNRLFNTVDRGYKDLGIIQMFYDRTITALAGVPATPGNSGSGLMTRFGTVGEASSDSQALFVQDSWTIANRLTINPGLRIEKEIVPNFGTTGSNAIEFGWGDKISPRIGVAFDLTGDGKTKLFGNYGWFYDRFKYELPRGSFGGDFFRRDFFEVFQMGTGHGTGLTYTNYTRANILGSFTDPIGGECPIVAPTGLSRCQFDFRIATNLAGANIFETGAIDPNLKAARQSEYTIGVERALGNQTVLAGRFTHKKIDRAIEDVGVFNDQGSEAYIIGNPGFGLVCEVSRTANLPCPKAERDYKAVEVRLDRRATKYFFSGSYTWSRLFGNYSGLASSDEAGRTSPNVNRFFDLPPLGFTADGDPDNGLLATDRPHVFKAYGGYTFDWKNNNIHRTSVSAFTVVQSGTPLTTIYNLYSLGTTILNGRGDLGRTEMFTETDLSINHRYKFGRDARYTLEAFVDFRNLFDEKNVTGVQTNISSVNFTAATLSTAAAGCTTCGTEAAVFQTIFNGPGIRQFVLNYINSPNTALASRTLNTYGLANEFQGPRDVRFGFRFYF, translated from the coding sequence ATGACTAAAAACTTCAAATTTATGACCGGGGCTCTCTCGCTCATGCTTTGCTTCGCAGCATTTGCATTTGGCCAGAGGACCTCGGGAAACATTGAAGGTACCATTACCGACCCGAATGGCGCGGTTGTGACGGGAGCTACCGTCACGGCGAAGAGCACCGGTACTACCGCCGGCTTTACCCGCACGACCACTACGGACGGAAACGGATACTTTCAGTTTGGCCAAGTGCCTCCGGGCACCTATTCGGTCACGGTGGCCGCTTCAGGCTTTGCCGGTGCAAAGCGTGACGTTGCCGTCTCGATCGATTCGACCATCGCAGCTAACTTTCAGCTGACGGTCGGCGGCGGCGAGACCGTCGTTGACGTCATTGCCGATAGCAACGTGACGGTCGACCCGACGGATACCAAGATCGACAGCAACATTGGCAAAAAGCTCTACGAAGATCTGCCGTCAGGCGTTACCTTCGCATCGCTTCTCAAGGTTGCTCCGAACGTCCGCCCGGAACCCCGCGGCGGCGGTTTCCAGATCGACGGTGCTTCGGGATCTGAGAACGTTTTCATTATCGACGGCCAGGAAGTTACCAACTTCCGTACCGGCGTTCTGGATACGAACTTCAACCTTCCGTTCGAGATCATCCAGGAAGTACAGGTGAAATCCACCGGCTACGAAGCTGAATACGGCGGCGCCACAGGCGGCGTTATCAACGTTGTGACCGCGGGCGGAAACAACCAGTGGCAGGGAAATTTCGGAATGTCGTTACGCCCGGGCAAGCTCCAGGCAGACCGCAGGCCGGCCCTTTCCGCTTTCACGGCAGGCGGTGTTTCGAACACACCGGGCAACACGACCTATCTGACGCTCCCGAATGACGGCGGCGTTGATTGGTTCCCTGTCGCTCGTTTCAGCGGCCCGATCTTTAAGGATAAGATGTGGTTTTCGGCTGCTTACACACCGCAGATCTTTGAGACGACCCGTGTGATCGACTACTACACGAACACCATCTCGGGCAACTCGACAGCGAACCCGAGCGGCCGTGCGGTGATCAATCAGCTCACCTACAGCAACAAGGTCGTCCAGGAAGATTTCTTTGTCCGCGTCGATGCACAGCCGACGCAGCGTCTCCGTTTCTTTGGAACGTTCCTCTGGAATCCGGTCTATCAGAAAGGCCTGCTTCCGGGTACGACCGAAGGCTACGGCGGTGCAGCACAGTCCGTTAACTTCGGCGGCAGCATCGGCACGCTTACCGGCCCGGAACTTCTGAGCCGTCAGGGCGGACGCCAGAATGCTAACGCGTTCAACTTCCAGGGAACGTGGAACCCCACGAACAACTGGATCATCAACGGACGCGTCGGCCGCAGCTTCCTCAATGAGAAGCTCAGCTCGTATTTCATTCCTCGCGTTACCCGCTACATCTGTAGTGCTCTCGGACCGATCACGCCCGCTCAGGCAGGCTGCACCCAGGGCTTCCAGAACGTAGCCAGCAACTCGCAGGTCAACTACGACGTTTCGACGCGTGAAACCTACGATATCGACGCAAGTGCCGTTGGTATCAACTTTGGCGGTCGCCATAACTTCAAATTTGGTTATCAGATGAATAGGCTGTTCAATACGGTGGATCGCGGTTATAAGGACCTGGGCATCATCCAGATGTTCTATGACCGAACGATCACCGCGTTGGCGGGTGTTCCTGCCACTCCGGGCAATTCAGGATCGGGCCTCATGACCCGTTTCGGTACTGTCGGTGAAGCAAGCAGCGACAGCCAGGCACTGTTCGTTCAGGACAGCTGGACCATCGCGAACCGCCTGACCATCAATCCGGGCCTCCGTATTGAGAAAGAGATCGTCCCGAACTTCGGTACCACCGGTTCGAATGCTATCGAATTCGGCTGGGGCGACAAGATCAGCCCGCGTATCGGCGTAGCTTTTGACCTTACCGGTGACGGCAAGACGAAACTCTTTGGTAACTACGGCTGGTTCTATGACCGCTTCAAATATGAACTGCCCCGCGGTTCATTCGGCGGTGATTTCTTCCGTCGTGATTTCTTTGAGGTCTTTCAAATGGGCACGGGCCACGGTACGGGCCTGACCTACACGAACTACACGCGTGCCAACATCCTTGGATCGTTCACCGATCCTATCGGCGGAGAGTGCCCGATCGTTGCACCGACGGGTCTTTCACGCTGCCAGTTCGATTTTCGTATCGCGACCAACCTCGCGGGCGCAAACATCTTTGAGACGGGTGCTATCGATCCGAACCTCAAGGCCGCCCGCCAGAGCGAATACACCATCGGCGTCGAGCGTGCTCTCGGCAATCAGACGGTACTCGCAGGCCGATTTACCCACAAGAAGATCGACCGTGCTATCGAGGACGTAGGCGTATTCAACGATCAGGGATCGGAAGCCTACATCATCGGCAACCCCGGTTTCGGCCTCGTTTGCGAAGTTTCGCGAACCGCAAATCTGCCCTGCCCGAAAGCAGAGCGTGATTACAAAGCGGTCGAGGTTCGCCTCGACAGGCGTGCTACGAAATACTTCTTCAGCGGCAGCTACACTTGGAGCCGTCTCTTCGGAAACTACTCCGGTCTGGCCAGCTCTGATGAAGCAGGACGTACGAGCCCGAACGTGAACCGTTTCTTCGACCTTCCGCCCCTCGGCTTTACCGCGGACGGAGATCCTGACAACGGACTTCTCGCTACGGATCGCCCGCATGTCTTCAAGGCATACGGCGGCTACACGTTCGACTGGAAGAACAACAACATCCACAGGACGTCAGTTTCGGCCTTCACTGTGGTCCAGTCGGGTACGCCGCTCACGACCATCTACAACCTGTACAGCCTGGGCACCACGATCCTTAACGGACGCGGCGACCTCGGCCGTACGGAAATGTTTACGGAGACCGATCTTTCGATCAATCACCGTTACAAATTTGGTCGTGATGCTCGCTACACGCTCGAAGCGTTTGTTGATTTCCGCAATCTCTTCGATGAAAAAAATGTTACCGGCGTGCAGACAAACATTAGCTCGGTGAACTTTACCGCTGCTACGCTAAGCACGGCGGCAGCCGGTTGTACGACCTGCGGCACGGAAGCGGCAGTATTCCAGACCATTTTCAATGGCCCGGGTATCCGCCAGTTCGTTCTGAATTACATCAACAGCCCGAATACTGCTCTGGCGAGCCGCACACTCAACACGTATGGCCTGGCAAATGAATTCCAGGGACCGCGTGATGTTCGCTTCGGTTTCCGCTTCTACTTCTAA
- the ribA gene encoding GTP cyclohydrolase II produces the protein MTDASTTIHAVDDLDGDKRPTTVERVADASLPTQIGEFRIAGYRSAVTGEEYVVLYKGKLDRETPTLVRIHSQCLTGDVFGSIKCDCGPQLRRTMEMIEEEGRGAVVYQQQEGRGIGIINKIRAYALQDEGADTIEANERLGFKADAREYRECAEILYDLGLCKVRVISNNPDKIAALEAAGLNFVERVPIEIEAKEPAVNYLKTKKEKMGHLFSLL, from the coding sequence ATGACAGACGCTTCGACCACAATCCACGCCGTCGATGACCTTGACGGAGACAAACGCCCGACCACTGTCGAGCGTGTCGCCGACGCGAGCCTGCCGACGCAGATCGGTGAATTTCGGATAGCGGGCTACAGATCGGCCGTCACAGGTGAAGAGTACGTCGTTCTGTATAAAGGCAAATTGGACCGCGAAACGCCGACGCTGGTCCGCATTCATTCGCAGTGCCTGACCGGCGATGTGTTCGGCTCCATCAAGTGCGACTGCGGACCGCAGCTTCGCCGCACCATGGAAATGATCGAGGAAGAAGGCCGCGGAGCGGTCGTCTATCAGCAGCAGGAAGGCCGCGGCATCGGTATAATCAACAAGATCCGGGCCTACGCACTGCAGGACGAAGGTGCTGACACGATCGAAGCCAACGAACGCCTGGGCTTTAAGGCGGACGCCCGCGAATACCGCGAATGTGCGGAAATTCTCTATGATCTGGGCCTCTGCAAGGTCCGAGTGATCTCGAACAACCCCGACAAAATAGCCGCTCTCGAAGCCGCAGGGCTCAACTTTGTAGAGCGCGTTCCCATCGAGATCGAAGCGAAGGAACCTGCCGTTAACTATCTGAAAACAAAGAAGGAAAAGATGGGACACCTCTTTTCGCTGCTCTAA
- a CDS encoding ABC transporter ATP-binding protein, producing MSEAVTGYHEEEAIGKTYDLRIARRLLRYLLRYWPTAVIALVLTFLTNVLISTQPYFTKMAVDDYITPRVTDGIWLFALAFFGVFLLRFVFSYVQEVLLNAVGQRVMLDIRSEIFEKLQRQELAYFDSNPVGRIITRLTSDVDSLNELFTSGVIDVLGDLVIIFAIVGIMFWLDWRLALVSLITVPLLFAATNWFRKHARRGFDRVRTRNARLNAFLQEYISGAQTVQLFNAEGRARGRFRAINDDYRNANIETIFYYAVFFPLVDLISAIGIAAIIFAYGFDHVAGISAAGSALTVGILAAFIQYSLQLFQPIRDLSDKFNVLQAAIVAAHRIFQLLDREVLITPPETARISGRTAGRIEFRNVWFAYKDEDWILKDVSFKVEPGESIALVGHTGSGKTTVTNLLMRLYDIQRGNILIDGVDIREWDLPSLRSNFAVVLQDVFLFSGSIEDNIRLGNTDIADERVRWAAGEVRADEFINKLDGGYSAVVRERGAGLSVGQKQLVSFARALAFDPRILILDEATSSIDTETEQLIQRAVARVMAERTSLVVAHRLSTIQKCSRIIVLHHGEIREMGTHAELLRERGLYWRLYQLQYSDNDEGGTLSPLEPAAA from the coding sequence ATGTCCGAAGCGGTCACCGGTTACCACGAAGAAGAAGCCATCGGCAAGACGTACGATCTGCGGATCGCTCGCCGTCTGCTGCGGTATTTGCTGCGTTATTGGCCTACTGCGGTCATAGCCTTGGTGCTGACATTTCTCACAAATGTTCTGATCAGCACGCAGCCGTATTTCACGAAAATGGCGGTCGATGATTACATCACGCCGCGTGTTACCGACGGCATTTGGCTTTTCGCTCTCGCATTTTTCGGCGTCTTTCTGCTTCGGTTCGTTTTCTCTTACGTTCAGGAGGTCCTGCTGAATGCCGTCGGCCAGCGCGTGATGCTGGACATACGTTCGGAGATATTTGAAAAGCTCCAACGGCAGGAACTTGCGTATTTCGACAGCAATCCTGTCGGCCGCATCATCACGCGGCTGACCAGCGACGTCGATTCGCTGAACGAACTTTTCACCTCCGGCGTGATAGATGTTTTGGGCGATCTCGTCATCATATTCGCCATCGTCGGGATAATGTTCTGGCTCGATTGGCGGCTCGCTCTCGTTTCACTCATAACAGTGCCGCTGCTGTTCGCCGCAACGAATTGGTTCCGCAAACACGCACGCCGCGGATTTGACCGCGTAAGGACGCGCAACGCCCGGCTCAATGCATTTTTGCAGGAGTATATTTCCGGCGCTCAGACCGTGCAGTTGTTTAATGCTGAGGGCCGTGCCCGCGGACGATTCAGGGCGATCAATGATGATTACCGCAACGCGAATATCGAGACCATCTTCTATTACGCGGTCTTTTTTCCGCTCGTCGATCTGATCAGCGCCATCGGCATAGCGGCCATTATTTTCGCATACGGTTTTGATCACGTCGCCGGAATTTCGGCCGCCGGCAGTGCTCTGACGGTCGGCATTTTGGCAGCATTTATACAATATTCGCTGCAGCTTTTTCAGCCGATACGTGACCTCTCCGACAAGTTCAATGTGCTGCAGGCGGCGATCGTAGCGGCTCATCGAATTTTCCAACTGCTCGACCGCGAAGTCCTCATCACGCCGCCGGAAACTGCACGCATCAGCGGCAGAACGGCGGGCAGGATCGAATTTCGCAACGTCTGGTTCGCATACAAGGACGAGGATTGGATACTTAAAGATGTGTCCTTCAAGGTCGAGCCCGGCGAAAGTATAGCACTCGTCGGCCACACCGGCTCAGGTAAAACGACCGTTACAAATCTGCTGATGCGGCTGTACGACATTCAGAGGGGCAACATTCTGATCGACGGCGTCGATATTCGCGAATGGGACCTTCCGTCGCTCCGGTCAAATTTCGCGGTCGTGCTTCAGGACGTCTTTTTGTTCAGCGGCTCAATTGAGGACAACATCCGGCTCGGGAATACTGACATCGCCGACGAGCGTGTCCGATGGGCGGCAGGCGAGGTGCGGGCAGATGAATTCATCAATAAGCTCGACGGCGGCTATTCTGCGGTTGTGCGCGAACGCGGTGCCGGGCTTTCCGTCGGACAAAAGCAGCTGGTGTCGTTCGCACGCGCGCTGGCATTCGACCCGCGTATTCTGATCCTTGACGAAGCGACAAGTTCCATCGACACGGAAACCGAACAACTCATTCAGAGGGCCGTCGCCCGCGTGATGGCGGAACGCACGTCGCTTGTCGTCGCACATCGTCTTTCCACCATTCAAAAATGTTCCCGCATCATCGTTCTGCATCACGGCGAGATCCGCGAGATGGGAACCCACGCCGAACTACTCCGCGAACGCGGACTCTACTGGCGGTTGTATCAGCTGCAATACTCGGACAATGATGAAGGCGGAACACTTTCGCCGCTCGAACCTGCAGCCGCGTAA
- a CDS encoding NifU family protein, which produces MPKIADIQETPNPNAVKFILKEPVSYGTSHSFKTADSAKDDKFANSIFEVGNVVSVFYMDKMVTVEKTDDAEWDEILPELAVPIRAADAVTSSNGNRAAAAAVGGAIAAAASDDPVLAEINDLLDDRIRPYLASDGGWLEVLGLEDNTLRIRYEGACGSCPSSLTGTLMAIENMIREEIHPDITVIAV; this is translated from the coding sequence ATGCCGAAGATCGCGGACATACAGGAAACGCCGAACCCGAATGCGGTTAAATTCATTCTGAAGGAACCCGTTTCATACGGGACATCGCATTCGTTCAAAACGGCCGATTCCGCAAAAGATGATAAGTTTGCGAACTCGATATTCGAGGTCGGCAACGTGGTTTCCGTCTTTTACATGGACAAAATGGTCACCGTGGAAAAGACCGACGATGCCGAATGGGACGAGATCCTGCCGGAACTTGCCGTACCTATACGTGCGGCTGACGCTGTGACCTCATCAAACGGAAATCGTGCAGCCGCCGCTGCTGTCGGCGGTGCGATCGCTGCCGCGGCATCAGACGACCCGGTTCTGGCAGAGATCAACGACCTGCTCGACGACCGCATTCGCCCATACCTTGCCAGCGACGGCGGTTGGCTCGAAGTTCTCGGCCTCGAGGACAACACGCTGCGTATCCGATACGAAGGAGCGTGCGGCAGCTGCCCCAGTTCTCTGACCGGAACGCTGATGGCCATCGAAAATATGATCCGCGAAGAGATACACCCCGACATCACGGTCATCGCGGTTTAG
- a CDS encoding GAF domain-containing protein, with amino-acid sequence MNSEELELSLRTEFENYLKGVLNEMKQEAREFQSKIEAEFDKHRAQIDEAFAAFSARMDSESHFDEAFIGSVSEHLRLARDEGAKITATAFAEAEKLQEETASAVSFENLRDAIADISTKDSQSSILKALIDHVAQFAPRGAFFIVKNEHFVGWKVFGADADSAEESVREIHFPIVADSVLGEAIRQGTTVDSAAGAHPSDAAFLDPLEYGRPDRMYAIPLVAKGKGVAVLYADYGQEGAFLNREALETLVRIAGMTVELIAAGTAVQRAYDPQADLDTSPHEDQPQYTDVETHEAGPAAETGSEYSGFDRPSQVETVYEEPAPEPAAATSYSEEPAYTEQAGESPFGEAQVETPFTTASEQEQEKEPAYSAQPFEDTTTASTEFDSYQFESGAEESSNEGAPSTEGAIVYDAPVPFEPSAPIGSPFEAPAHEYVPEPEPQPEPAVVHDAAPAYQPMGEPAVETVAPGVSSVPRSRLSDRNVDLPIEVPEEERRLHNDARRFARLLVSEIKLYNEKKVLEGRDANDLYDRLKEAIDRSREMYDKRVQPPVAAKFDYFHYELVNALADGDQGRLGASYPGGR; translated from the coding sequence GTGAATAGCGAAGAACTCGAATTAAGCCTAAGGACGGAGTTTGAGAACTACCTTAAGGGCGTCCTGAATGAAATGAAGCAGGAAGCCCGGGAATTTCAGTCCAAGATCGAGGCTGAATTTGATAAACACCGTGCTCAGATCGACGAAGCTTTTGCCGCATTCTCTGCCCGAATGGACAGCGAAAGCCACTTTGACGAAGCATTTATCGGCTCGGTCAGCGAACACCTGCGGCTTGCCCGCGATGAAGGTGCAAAGATCACCGCGACCGCTTTTGCCGAGGCTGAGAAGCTGCAGGAAGAGACCGCTTCGGCTGTGAGCTTTGAGAATCTCCGCGATGCGATAGCCGATATCAGCACAAAAGATTCCCAGTCCTCCATTTTGAAAGCGCTGATCGACCACGTCGCTCAATTTGCTCCCCGCGGTGCGTTTTTCATCGTCAAGAATGAGCATTTCGTCGGATGGAAGGTCTTCGGTGCGGATGCTGATTCTGCAGAGGAATCGGTTCGCGAGATACATTTCCCGATCGTTGCGGATTCCGTATTGGGCGAAGCGATCCGTCAGGGCACGACGGTTGACAGCGCAGCCGGTGCACATCCCAGCGATGCGGCCTTTTTGGACCCGCTGGAATACGGCCGTCCGGACCGTATGTATGCGATCCCATTGGTCGCAAAAGGCAAAGGCGTTGCAGTGTTGTACGCTGATTATGGACAGGAAGGAGCTTTCCTGAACCGCGAGGCTCTCGAAACGCTCGTCCGCATCGCGGGAATGACCGTAGAACTCATTGCCGCCGGCACTGCTGTTCAGCGTGCGTATGACCCTCAGGCGGATCTCGATACGTCCCCGCACGAAGATCAGCCTCAGTATACCGATGTTGAGACGCATGAGGCCGGGCCTGCCGCTGAGACCGGATCTGAATATTCCGGCTTCGACCGGCCGTCACAAGTTGAGACCGTTTACGAAGAACCGGCCCCGGAGCCCGCAGCGGCAACCTCTTATTCCGAGGAGCCTGCTTACACCGAACAAGCCGGGGAAAGCCCTTTTGGAGAGGCTCAGGTGGAAACGCCGTTCACAACGGCATCCGAACAAGAGCAGGAAAAGGAACCGGCGTATTCTGCACAGCCGTTCGAGGATACGACCACAGCGTCGACAGAGTTTGATTCGTATCAGTTTGAAAGCGGAGCGGAAGAGTCTTCAAATGAAGGAGCGCCGTCAACTGAAGGAGCTATCGTTTACGATGCGCCGGTACCGTTCGAACCTTCAGCTCCGATCGGATCGCCGTTCGAAGCACCAGCCCACGAGTATGTTCCCGAACCCGAGCCGCAGCCCGAACCGGCAGTGGTACACGACGCGGCGCCCGCATATCAGCCGATGGGCGAACCTGCTGTCGAAACGGTCGCTCCGGGTGTTTCGTCGGTTCCGCGGTCACGGCTCAGTGATCGCAATGTTGACCTGCCGATCGAGGTTCCCGAAGAGGAAAGACGCCTGCACAATGACGCACGCCGTTTTGCCAGGCTGCTGGTTTCTGAGATAAAGCTCTACAACGAAAAGAAGGTGCTCGAAGGCCGCGATGCAAACGACCTTTATGACCGGTTGAAAGAGGCGATAGACCGTTCACGCGAGATGTACGACAAACGCGTACAGCCGCCGGTCGCCGCGAAATTTGACTATTTCCACTATGAACTCGTTAATGCGCTGGCGGACGGCGACCAAGGTCGGCTTGGTGCTTCCTATCCGGGCGGCCGGTAG
- a CDS encoding nuclear transport factor 2 family protein: MIKIAAIVFTVFALSFTSYGQRAGGGTPDPAKQVREAFDRLIEGIRQVDAEKVMSSYEKSDRLLIFNNNGTATIGWENVRSNVESSYAKITNVTLEVTGVRVEMLGKNFAYVSCKWTQQQENDGKPESAAGRMTLIYKLVGKEWKITHRHTSPDRPDASRPVFPSEREN; encoded by the coding sequence ATGATCAAGATCGCAGCTATTGTTTTTACGGTGTTTGCTCTTTCGTTCACTTCGTACGGCCAACGGGCCGGCGGCGGCACACCGGACCCGGCGAAGCAGGTCCGCGAGGCTTTCGACCGCCTGATCGAAGGCATCCGGCAGGTTGACGCTGAAAAGGTGATGTCGTCGTACGAAAAGAGCGACCGCCTGCTTATTTTCAACAACAACGGCACGGCCACCATCGGCTGGGAGAACGTACGGAGCAACGTCGAGTCGTCGTATGCGAAGATAACAAATGTAACGCTCGAGGTGACCGGAGTTCGCGTCGAGATGCTGGGCAAGAATTTCGCCTACGTATCGTGCAAATGGACGCAGCAGCAGGAAAATGACGGCAAGCCCGAATCGGCCGCCGGCCGTATGACGCTGATCTACAAACTCGTCGGCAAGGAATGGAAGATAACCCACCGGCACACCTCGCCAGATCGCCCTGACGCCTCTCGGCCTGTTTTCCCTTCGGAACGCGAGAACTAG
- a CDS encoding FecR domain-containing protein produces the protein MTKIRTYFLITAAVILAAAGVRAEVYGPVVDDYRPDVDAKVARASFISGEAKLKRAESDVWEEVTLNLPIVEGDEIATSQGTRLEIQFDNERHMRLGENSLATIMTFREDGVAISLLQGSMNLRIARFESEGPYFEVDAPRTTVAVRSAGSYRIDALPGSNEVIVATTDGGEARVYSETAGFILRDGRRARIFLAGSSAGEWETAVASRFIDDFDRWAADRDRNIAQSLRTAHYGQYYDDDIYGADDLTDYGQWTNLSGYGYVWQPYSTSISQYSNWSPYRYGHWRWMSPYGWVWVNDEPWGWATYHHGRWFHHRGRWYWSPYSSHRTGRSWWYPALVVMTYYGNNLCWYPLPYHYSFYNYNYYFIRTGRIRHGGIKNPKEPQAPNLPPWTPPVAGTLPTDKAGAGIARNPRTDDIVPTTGVVTTNAASFGIKQPAAQAPQNVAKAVLSRSPSEIVPPPLPTFDGQRAGSPSSVIRQRPQISDDVFTKRTGAAPRTDIRPLDADLQKTRIQGGRTPATTVQTPGIVPPRTGAVDRPRNPSPPTVTAPVKQPPVVSTPPTSRQPVRTQPSVRDDAPTVRPPVRSEPPPVRTPPPTQREQPTVRTPPPVRTPPPTRSEPPPVRTPPPTRSNPPATKAPPPKPREESKPAPPPASRPKAKEDSE, from the coding sequence ATGACGAAAATCAGAACATATTTTTTGATCACGGCCGCGGTCATACTCGCGGCAGCGGGAGTGCGGGCCGAGGTTTACGGTCCCGTTGTTGACGATTATAGGCCGGATGTTGACGCAAAGGTCGCCAGGGCAAGTTTCATCAGCGGCGAGGCAAAGCTGAAGCGTGCCGAAAGCGACGTCTGGGAAGAGGTGACGCTGAATCTGCCGATCGTCGAGGGCGACGAGATAGCAACATCACAAGGCACGCGGCTGGAGATACAGTTTGACAACGAACGGCATATGCGGCTCGGCGAGAACTCGCTTGCCACCATAATGACGTTCCGCGAAGACGGCGTAGCTATCAGCCTGCTGCAGGGTTCGATGAACCTTCGCATAGCGCGTTTTGAGAGCGAAGGGCCGTATTTTGAGGTCGATGCGCCGCGGACGACCGTGGCTGTCCGCTCGGCCGGCAGTTATCGCATCGACGCACTGCCGGGCAGCAATGAGGTCATCGTCGCGACGACCGACGGCGGCGAGGCCCGAGTTTATTCCGAGACCGCAGGTTTCATTCTCCGCGACGGACGCCGGGCACGTATCTTTCTGGCAGGCTCATCCGCAGGCGAGTGGGAAACGGCCGTAGCGTCGAGATTCATTGACGATTTTGACCGCTGGGCGGCAGACCGTGACCGCAACATTGCTCAGAGCCTCCGCACGGCACATTACGGGCAGTATTACGACGACGACATCTATGGTGCCGACGATCTGACAGACTACGGCCAGTGGACCAACCTTTCGGGCTACGGCTATGTGTGGCAGCCCTATTCGACCTCGATCAGCCAATACAGCAACTGGTCGCCGTATCGTTACGGACATTGGCGTTGGATGAGTCCTTACGGTTGGGTTTGGGTAAATGACGAGCCTTGGGGCTGGGCCACGTACCATCACGGCCGCTGGTTCCACCACCGCGGGCGTTGGTACTGGTCACCGTACAGCTCGCACCGCACGGGCCGAAGCTGGTGGTATCCGGCATTGGTCGTGATGACGTATTACGGCAACAATCTTTGCTGGTATCCGCTGCCGTACCATTACTCGTTCTACAACTACAATTACTACTTCATTCGTACGGGCAGGATCCGCCACGGAGGGATCAAGAATCCGAAAGAGCCGCAGGCACCGAACTTGCCGCCGTGGACGCCTCCCGTCGCGGGAACTCTGCCGACAGACAAGGCAGGTGCCGGAATTGCCAGGAACCCGAGGACGGACGATATCGTTCCCACAACCGGCGTGGTGACAACGAATGCAGCGTCGTTCGGCATAAAGCAGCCGGCCGCACAGGCACCGCAGAATGTCGCTAAGGCTGTACTTTCCCGCTCGCCATCGGAGATCGTTCCGCCGCCACTGCCGACATTTGACGGTCAGCGTGCCGGCTCGCCGAGCAGCGTGATCAGGCAGCGTCCGCAGATCAGCGATGACGTGTTCACAAAACGCACCGGAGCGGCGCCGCGGACCGATATCAGGCCGCTCGATGCCGATCTGCAGAAAACGCGGATCCAAGGCGGGCGTACGCCTGCAACGACCGTGCAAACGCCGGGCATCGTTCCTCCGCGGACAGGTGCCGTCGACAGGCCGCGTAATCCTTCGCCGCCAACGGTAACGGCACCGGTGAAACAGCCGCCTGTGGTATCTACACCGCCCACGTCGCGGCAGCCCGTTCGGACGCAGCCGTCAGTACGCGACGATGCCCCGACCGTAAGGCCGCCCGTTCGAAGCGAGCCGCCGCCGGTTCGCACCCCGCCGCCCACGCAGCGTGAGCAGCCGACGGTAAGGACACCTCCGCCGGTGAGGACACCTCCGCCGACACGCAGCGAGCCTCCTCCGGTCCGCACGCCTCCGCCCACGCGGAGCAATCCGCCCGCGACCAAGGCTCCACCGCCAAAGCCGCGTGAGGAATCAAAACCCGCACCGCCGCCGGCAAGCCGCCCTAAGGCAAAAGAGGACAGCGAATAG